The Xiphias gladius isolate SHS-SW01 ecotype Sanya breed wild chromosome 17, ASM1685928v1, whole genome shotgun sequence genome includes the window ATGGTTTTGTTTCCAAACCACCAAACCAAAAGATGTCCTAActggtttttctgctgcattttataGAAAGATTTTCCTTGCATtgcttttgcaaaaaaaaaaaaaaaaaagaaaaagaggaaaaagttgTCTTCTCTTGTTATAAAACATCCTTTCATTCAATAGAGAGTGAACTTTTTAATTATCCTGATTGGTCGTCAAGCCGTCTGTCACTTTGGCAGCGTCAGAGCTCAAGGCATCGTCCCTGCTGCCCTTAACTAAACCTGTAATACTCGGAGATCAATTTACAGTAATTGCTATGGCTGACAAGCAGACCTATTCTGAGTGAGTACAGTCATCCCATGATGCATTTCGTCTGACTGCAGTTATACATAATGACTACGCCCTACAGAGCAAAGCACAAGCGCTCTCCTGTTGATGTGGAAAGCATGACAATGCTTTTAAAGGAAAGAACATGGCTTTGTTGTTAAATGATTTGGTCCTAGTATTTTTAAGTTTGATGATTTGATATGGctgtatatttcatatttctggtTGGTTTAAAGCTCATTTGTGAAAGCTATCCACAAGTGCTACATAGTGAGTGCTGGCTACATTTGAGGACATAAGAGGTTGGCAGTTTGCCTTTTATTGTAGTCACCAAATGTAATCTGAATTCCTCTCTTACCCAACTGGTATAtactgaaaaatggaaaaagggaaCTTTTGATTGAAATGTTGAACAAAAGTTGTGATGATTATTGCAATTGTTCAAGTTTAGGGTCCCAAGCAGACACTAATGAGGGAAGATAAAATAGTACAGTATATGGAGCACACTGTGCTAGGTTCTTTTCTAAGCATTTTACATGCTAACTGGAGCCCAGTTTAATGGTGACGTAGTCATCAAAACTGACCTCTACAGTACGTGGGGCCTTGGACTGAAGAAAAGCTTTAAGTTGGTGGTTGCTTATTCATTACTgactcattttctgttttgtttttttgttctgtggACTTGATACAAAGACAacatggtgaagaaaaagaagtcagCCAAGAAGCTGggaaaaagtatgaaagaagaataaaatgggTTAGGGTGGGAGTTAtacagaaagatgaaaatgacaGTGAGTCAGACAccgtgtgtgtctttgtgcgtttgtgtgtgtgtgcatctgcgTCTGCATGCGTGTAAGCGCATCACTGAGTCAGCAAGAGGGCTCTCTGTATGTCAGAGAGAAGCCATCGCATTGACTCGAACTGTTGGATGTAGCCCATAAAGTCTAAATAACTGACGAAGAATAAAGGATTAGAGGTGTCAGTGattcagacacagaaaaaccaagaaaataaCTACAAAGATATTGAACTGTTTGAACACGCATGTACTGTATAGCAACCCACCTCTCCTTTGAGTCTTTCAGCTTGCCATCGGTCTGGTCAGCTCCTGCTTGTGAAGCGTCTCCAGCTTTGCGGTCTGTGACAAGGAACGTCATCGACATTATTGCAATTTACAACAGCTGTGCATAAAATAGTCAGTAGTAAGGATGATGGAGAAGAAGACGGGAGATGTACACTTTCTCTCACTATAGAACATGGAGTCATTTAAACACTTCTTGAAGcaacttttcttctctgtgtcctctctgtgtttctttcaaTATACATTaaatggccaaaagtatgtggacagctgAATGATTGCTGAACATCTCACTCCTAAACCAATATAATGCTGTCTTCTGAGAGCCCTTTGCACATGATTGTAGAACCAGGCTGCAGCCACAAGAGCTTTAGTGAGGTCAACCACTGTTGCTGGGGgataaggcctggctcacaGTCGTCTTTCCAAATCATCCCCAAGGTGTTGGGAATaaatggggttgaggtcaggacTCTATAGAGGTCAGTCAAGTTCTTCTGCAAGTTCTTCCTGTAGCTTGGTGTTTTCTGGTTGTGCTAACCACCAGGACAGCTTGTTGTATTATTTAACATCTACGTATACACTAAGTGAGGTGTCCACGTGTAAACAGTTTCTTACCCTCTCGAGACAAAGCCTCCAGGATGCTGCGGCAGGCTGTGGCTAGGTCCGCGATGGATTGCCACTCCTCCTCAGTTGAATCTGTTGTCTCTGAGAGAACTGAGAGAAAGAGGCTGAGATTTATCAAGCTTCCATTTGAGACATGCAAATGAGTATGATGTAGCTTGGACACTGCAGCAGAACAGTGACACACTGTAGTCATTGTGAGCAGATCCACTTTGGCTCTACAGTAACAAAGAACCACCACTGGGGGATGCTGCTGTGTTAACACTGGTCGGATTCCGGGGCAGAGCACATAGGGACAAGGAGGAAATGTTATGATGTATGTAGTGTGCCTGCGGGTTtcactgaaaactgttttttgacTTTGTAAGATGTTTTTGACATCAGTTAAGATGGAATTTAAGGCAGCATATaaccaaaaaacagaagagatgAAAGTCACAATGCAAGACAATGAGCTTAAAATCATCAAGTCTTGGTAAATTACTGGatgcaaatttaataaaagattttttttttaaatgacactcAAGATTCTACAATTGTTCCTTTTTAATATCTATTAAGGCCTAGGATTTTATCATTCAGTTTAAACATTGTGATGCTTTTTAATGACCTGCAGACTTCCTGTGGAAGAACGCAATGTAAAACAATCCCCCCgcaaaaaacagaagaatctGATGAGGGCATGACCAAGTGTTCTCTTATGGTGGGTAAATGATGAGTCTCATAGTCTCAGTGGAGGCAGAGCAGATGGTGTAAGAGGGGTTCCTTGATTTGGGGCTGCCTAAAAATCCACGCCTCCCACTACCCATCTGTCCCCCTTTTATCCCAGCCCTGGCAGGGGGTGGCAGCAGAGCAGTGGTGATATTAGATTAGCGGAATAGGGGGCAGCGTGGATGAAAGAGAAGGGACAAAGGGGATGCAATGGGGAGCAGAGGTAGGATAATGAAGAGAGCGGTTTAAGGCagaaaaaatctggaaaaaaggAATTTGAGGCTCATATCAGGCAGAGATGATCGGCAAACGTGTAAATGTTCCATTTTGGCATCGTTCAAGCAGTTGTGTCAGCTGTTGTGTCTGAGAAAAGAGCATTGTTCATAATCTCTGTGTGCTCTTTGTCTCCtaattcattttcacacatttatatttttttatttttcttgctgctAATATTCCTGTTGTTAAAGAATACAACATAAATACGTACTGTTACTGATACTGACAAgtgaatatacatatatttcaagtttaatttaaaaagtctaCAGGTATAGGGAGGTACTTACTCTTGGTGATGGAGTTATGAAGACTTAGGGCTCGTGAATTTCTTTCAGCTCGGTCTACACAAGACAACCGGGAAGACGAGAGAGAGGAGTCACTTGCCGAAGCTTTGTCATCGCCAAACTCGGCCCCCATGAACTGAAGACAAGATAGAGATAGAAATAAAGGGGAAACGACACTGTCAGAGAGGGGATGGAGTGTTGGGGAGAAACCGCTCAGATGTCCTTTCGTCTCAGTCTGTCACCTGTTCGTCCTCCAGGGGAACCTTGGGTTTGACAGCCAGGATCAGATCCGGTGTGGCGTCTCTCAGCTCCCCGACATTTTCATAGATGTGGCGTTCCATCTTCAGCCCCATGTTGCCGTACACGTGCCTGTCCaacaggcagggagggagagatgtggtggtggtggtgggtaaaaaacacaaagcaaatctGCTGTTGATGCTtcgtgacattttttttttaatccaatcCAGAGGTCAAAGTAGAAACTGGAGCACCTAGACAATTAATCTCCAGGACAGCTtagattttggatttttctttgcATTCCTGCACTTAAATTATCTAACACAAACATCATATGTGATGCAATTCAGTCAAATTATTCGGCTTTGCGTGGCAATAAAAAGCAGTCAAATTCATTATGGTGAACAGCAGAGTTTAATATTATCCTCATGAATATTTCCTTTATGCACAAGGTCCTCTTCAAGCTGATTGGACTTTTTGGAGTGAAACCAGCCAGTGTGCTTAAAATAATCTGCCAGGCAGATTCATACACGTCATGCTGCTTTtacacatgtttttttctctcttcttcgATCGTAATACTTGGCAAACATTCTTGTGACATTATGGAAAGAAAGGGAATCAAATGTCCTTTcttgttgtcatttatttgacTTATTGTTAACTATTATTgccctgaaaaataaaaacacttaaaataatttcctctttttattattaaaggGAAAAGATCTACTGTCCAGCCATCCAAATGTTCTGGAGTTTGAAAAAGCACTAAAGTTGAAAAAAGGAGCATCCTTACTTATATCTAGGTAGGTTTCACATGTGAAACATAAGTCAAACACCACTGCATTAAGGTAACACAATCCGGCGAAGGAGAGTGACACAACAGTTGGTGTCCTTTCTCTGTGCCTCGTCCTTTGCTGAGAAAGTGACGCACTGCCTCTAAGATTTATGATGCATCAGCTTCGGTTTCAGGATATTTTCAGCCATCTTGGATGAGCTGATGGTCTACACATTTGCAGATGTATCTAGAGAGATTATTACATCTAGCAGAGCAGcatttcttgttgttttttggacATGAAGAAGTCATTTTCTGTGTAATGCTTCCGTCACACTCACATGACAGGTTATGACAGTTTAAATGAACAGTTGCATTAGCCTTATTAACACTCACCCATCACATGTATCCCCGTAGGACGGCTGTCTCTCCAAAGAGTAGCTGCGTGTGAGCTGCGAGGTGCTAACCTCCTGGCTCTGATTGGCCGGTTGGTCCTGCAGAGAAGTGGCCCGTAACAAAGGTAAGCTGGACGGCGTGAGGAGCGAGTCATGACTTCTCTCACTTTGCCCTTTATCACACGACTGCTCTTCGCTCTCTTCGGCCTCCACCTGCACCTCCATTATGTCCGCTTCACCGACCCCACCCGCCTTCAGCTCgccctcctcctcgtcctcctcctcttcttccctctcatCCAGCACCCAGGCCTCTCCCGACTGGTCTTCGCCAGGCTTACACTCTGCATCCTTGATGGCTTTCTGGTACAGCTCAGAGAAACTTctgcagaacaaaaaaacaacaacaacaacaacttagTATGAAGAATCATGCCATCATGCCTCTCTTTTCCATCCAGCTTCTCATTTCACTGTTGAGTCATAAATGAAtctaaaagccaaaaacaaaaatgaaatgggaaaaaaagcgctatatttgtctgtgtgtctgtcatatTCCTTTGAAATCACAGAGCCTCCACTTCTTATCATGAATTATGACATCTTTGTGACAATTTGAGCTTGGTTGACACAGAACAAGCATTTCAGGACTGAAATATAAAGGGGGGTTCCTCTGTGGATGCTTCTGCTGCCAGCTTTGAAACGTTGCCTCATTTAACTGAGAACTGCAGTGCCCAGTTTCaaattggttttatttattttaacaatcctgtctgtgtgtcagctgAAAGGAAAGTGTGCTGGTAACAGTGGGACAGCCTGTGCCAGTGTGAATAAACATCATTAGAGGGATTGATTGGTTGTTAGCCAGCTGATGTGACACTGACTGCAGGCTGCCAGAGTGGCacctctcttgtttttctgaaCTGACTTGTGCTACTAACCCCCTCCTCCTTATTTGCTGTCAACCTCTCTCTGACCCCCTCACTGACCCCCTCCCCGGGACTActctttacattttctgctgcctGCTTTATACCCATCAGCCCCTTAGTCTAGTCTCAGCCTGTGTCCATTGACCCAAACATGCCCTCGTTagtgtcctctctctccctccccctctccgtCTATCTGCAGCCTCACCCACCTGCGAGGCTTGCCGTTCTCGTCCGGTGGGATGACAGTGATGTGGATCTTGTGTGCAATGCGCAGCAGCCTGGTCCTCTCCTCGGGGCTCAGGTGAACCAGTGAGTGTCCGCACAGCCGCACCACACGAGCCCACAGCTGCAGGCCTCCGCTCTCAGCGTAGCAGAACCGTTGCAGCTCCGTCACAAACCCCTCCTCGTTCATCAGGAAGCCGGGCTGGCCGACTCCATCTCGCAGGGGGGTGACCTCCAGCGCCTCACAGCCCCTCGTAACCAGCTGTGGATGTGCAGAAAAGGATGATTGATTCAGAAAGACATAAACCATTCACTGCAAAATTTCAAATCAGGCCAAAACCACTCACCTCTAGCCTCTGCACCACCTCTCGTATATCCTCTGCCTGGCTCTCCAGCACACTGATAGACACTGACTCCCCGCGCTCATAGAAGATATCTAAGCAAGGCCCCCCCTCCTTAGTCTCTATCACTGCTTTCCAGCCAATGACATCTCGGCAGGAGCAGTTAAACACCACCCTGCGTGTGCACCTCTCAATGAGAACCACCGACTCAGCCGACACCCCGAGCAGACAGGGGAGCTTGTGCTCGCCGGCCTCCGCTTCATCTCTGCTGTAGACCATCGCCGCCCACACCAGTGCCCCGGCACTGTGCAACTCGGCACCTTTAGTGCCCTTCAGCTTGTCTTTGCGCTTGCCTCCCAGAGAGAGCAGGGGGAACTTGGTGGAGGAGTCGATGGGTGTTGTGGTGACGTAGTTTTCGGCCAGGTCCTTCAGGTATTCCTGCCGCGTGCGAGTGGCCATGGAACGGAACTTCTCTGACTTCTCTGCAGCGTTTTCAGCGTTTACTGCCTTCGCCAGGAGGAAGTCTCTGAAGGCAGGTGAGCGAGGGAATCGGGCGCCCTTTGGGAACAATGGGCCAAATAATGGGATGTCTTTAGAGCGTGTCACAGCCACCCtgagaaggagaaacaaaaagaggaatgaCAGAGTAAAAGAGAGGGTATGGTGGTGCACAGATTTGTGTTTCCCCCTGAGCTGCCCCACTACTACTATGATGTGAGATGTGTAACATCACAtaacatatgtatatagtaaCATCCATCTTTATATTGATTTACATGCATATCATGAATTATATGGTGAGCAAAATCTTCTGTGaactatttttgtgtttttccttgaaGCTCAGATCTTTTCACAACTTAATTTTAGTTCACTGCTTCATTATCTTGACAGATCTCAGCCTTTAAAAGAAGGGAAATCAATCAAAAGGGgactaaaaatatgaaattaaatgccTGGGTATCAATAATGGCATTTTGCACAATGTGACTGATTGGATCAAATCATACCTGTAATAGGTGTTGTCAGTGCAGGGCTCGTGAACCTGAACGATGATGAAGACATGTTGGAAATGGGAGCGGATGGACTTTGGAGTGAAGGGTAATGCGCCTGGCTCCTGGAAAACGATTGTCACGATGTCGTTTCCAATGTGTCGCTTCCTCAGCAACTGAGGAGACattacaaagacacagagaattTTATTCAACAAGCAGGCCAGAGtctcagtaaaataaaactaagaGGAGAACGAGCCTTCTCTCGCTGTAGCAGTTTGCCATGCTTTATATCTCAAGTatctacaaaaaaaaggttttaagaaACAGCTAAGTAGATTATCCTTGAAGACAGGCCTGCAAAATAACTGAGCAAAAATTTCTTGCATGTTCACATGGActgatattattattgttatttttttgttttaccaatCAACCCACttaatttgttctgttttaatattttgtatatgtctggttttgatgtaattttatttttggatgcAATGGTGATGTTGCGACTGCATTATTTACTTTATGtagtgtaaatgtaaacatttgtcgattatatttattttcttttaatatagaCCCCAGGGGAGGATGTCAACTAACACTACCAATCCCCAGCTGTAGCCACCAGGAAGCTGCTAGGTTAAAAAGGAACCTCGGGCCTTTGTCACTACCgcgttttattttatttaaaccttTAATCTACATCAGTAAGTCATGTCCAGTTTCTTTGTAATTGACAGCAAACAGGCTTAAACTATAGACTGCACATTAAGAAGTGACAGTCAGCTGAACAGGAAGGCTGTCTGAGAGGCGACAGTGAATAGCTTCATGGTGGGAGAGAACACTGGGGGGCAGGATTTTTATGTCATGCTTATTGCGGAGCACAGAGGCTTTTTCTAAAGCATTTACCAAAGCAGTCTGAACAGACATGGGTAATGAATGTtgatgcaatttttaaaaatagaggGGAAAATATCTGAGAAAATTGACTTCCAAGTTACGAACTTGactttggaaaaacacaaagagcagGAAAAGGAACTCATTTGTCATAtctttgttatatttatttcacCTGTTGTGTGTTGTTGGCTGTGTAGGGCAGCATAGTGGACACATGAAACATAATCTCGTACTCCTGGTAGCGTGTGTAGAGGGAATGCGTCCCAGTTGAGTCCGCTGCACAAGCACAAgcaatacataaacacacacacacacacacatcacacaaagagacagacaggtagacgGTTAGCGAAATCAGTCAACATCTCTAAATGAAAACTCAAACTGCCACAGTCAGGGTGAAATCTCTCCCGTTTGCTGTTCTCAGCTGCTCACTGAAGGGAAAACAGCTCGGAGATAATCAGCAGTGACTATGCTTATTTGCAGGCTTTACTCAGATTACATGTGGCTAGATTGGAGTTATCTTAGGCTTTCAGATGTGCACTGATGCCCTTCGGATAACGGTCCCGTGACAAGGTGAGATGCAGCCAATAGATCAGGGTGTGGTGCGTGTTTTTCAGCTCACTCTTGTTGTCCAGCTGAGCTCGGTATTTCTCCCAGCCCTTCAGCCGCACCCGCTCCCCGAGCAGATCCAGGAACTCCTCAAACGCTGGCCCAGAGCTCTCGTTGTTGTACATGTCTTCCTCTGAGCTCTGCCCGGCCCGGCAGTACATCACCCCAACCTTTCGCTGGAAATTCAGCTGCATCAGACGGCAGAGAAGCAACGAGCTCAGAATTATCCTCACCACACTGTCGAATATGCATATTTATACCATCACAACCATCTTTTCATTCAAACTACCAAGACTTTTCATATAATGGAGTACCCTCATCATTTGACATCTTACTTTTCAgttcaaaaagaacattttttacacacccacacagcatacattacattattgGCCCTATCAATCCCCTTCAGATTTTACATCAGAGTTCAGGCTGCTCGacacacagtttattttgtcaaagttgAACATTGCTTCTCTGACCTAGTTAACCTAAAACGTAAAGCCAGAGCCTGTCTGTTGTGGATGAGTTTAAATGTTCAGCAGGCTCTGCAACgcaatcataaaaataaagtttctaTTCCTGTGATAGTGCTTAACACATGATCAACAGAAGATCAACAGAACTatgaaaatgtttgcagttttttgtcAAACTTGAAGAtacttttcttcattttattagtttaatctcttttttttttaagtcttgtgagtgtttgtcagacaaaataagcaactTGAGGACTCTGGGAACATGTGTCAAACAACTGTCATTATATTGACcgttttaaattatttattgaaaaagtGTTGACCAGACTAATCATTATCATATTAAATGGGTGAAGTTGAAACTAAATTTCAATTTGGTCTGTAAATAACACatcaaaaaatgtcagttaCTCTCAACAAAACAGTAGAGAACAACACGACATATCATCAAGATTTGCTGTAGACCAAAGGGTGTAGGCTGAAGCTACAGCTGAACCTGCCTTTTTTATAGTACACAACCTATTTGACATCAAAAGGTGACATACAAATTCATCAGCTGCAGTGCTACATGGTGAGTGAAAAGGCAGCAGAGTGGCAGAATTAGCTACAGGAAGAATGAACAGATGTAATAACTGCACTTTCACACCTAAACACAGCTGATCGATCACTGTGGGCAGTCCATGATAGATGTAGACTGTTTAATAGACTGTACATGCTTTTAGTTGCAACATGTTGAGACTCCGGACGACATTCAAAAAAAGCTTTCTGATGCTATTTGCCCTGAAAAGCTTTCTGTCTGACACACGCAGCAGTGTTTAGTGTCATCAGACGTATCCTTACTTACCCCCTGTTCGTCAAGCTTCAGGAGCGTGTCCCTGACCTTGGGGGAGTTTGAGGCCAAGCGAAGGCAGTGCAGGTTCAGTTCAGGCATGATGAACTCCAGCAGCCTTTTGGGAGATAAGCCTCTGGGGGTCGTGTGACGAGCAGCAGAGGGCACTGACTCCTCGAAGATGGAACCTCGCAGTGTCTTCATCTGAGAGGGGGGGTTCACATTCACCACATCCagtcaaatcaattttacaTATACTGAACCTGAAGAGAGCTTTAAGGGGAGAAAAGCGCTATTTTACCTCTGTGGTGCGAAAGATGATTCTGTAATTGTACTGAGCTCCACTGGatccttctttctcctctcgaCGGAAACTGATGGCTACTGGACCGAGGCGATCGTCCATGCCGAAGAAATTCTGGTGTTCTGTGATGAAAGTACAATCACATAAACACAactgtgaagaaaaataatgaaaaaactaaGACAGTGCTGGGTCACAATAATACAACGCTGATAAGGGactgtaagaaaaatattggggctgaaagtttaaaaagtcagcctatcctccccctcctccctaaTAATTCTTGCACTAGTGTCTAAATGGCTAGATGAGAAATCTGAGAAATTTTGTAACTTCATAAAGACTTGAAAAGAGTTGAAAAGTGATTGCTTATCCTTTTGGTGTATAGCACCAAAGTGTAATTCCACTTTTTGTTAAACTGGACAATCATTGACTTTTATCTCGGTGATATTATTCTCTCATTTAACTGGCATAAACAGAATCAGCAAAAATTAAGTTAACTTGCACTACACATACCTTTCATGTAGAAGTATTTGCGATAGTAATGGGCTCCTAGATCTGCATGCTCTATAAAGTAGTTGCTCTTGCCCTGCTGTTGGATGTTACTCTCTCTGGGCTCCTCCAAGACTGACACTGCATCATTGGGAGTTCGCAGGCTCGACCAGAGTCCCCGCCGACCCTGGGATCGAAACAGACCCACCTGCTCTTCCCCCCCTGTCTCATTGCGGAAGTGGGGGCAGCTGAGCAGGAGCTCATTATCGTTGCCATCCCCTTCGTCCAGCAGCAGCGACTGCTCAGGGTCATCTGCATTCCCCCCGTTACCTCCCCCACCTTGTGCAGGTGAGGAGGGGGTGGCCTGGGAGAGAGGGCGCAGCTGGGAGGCGGCTGAAGCCCCTGAGGTGATATTCTTTTTCCGACCAATGCTGTCTCTGTTGTGGGCTGCCTCGGTGAGGTCAAACAAGATGCTCTGAACATCGTAGTGGGCAAAATTCCTCACCCAGGCTCCACCCCCGATGTTGTCGTAAGGGCCTGGTTGAGGGATCTGTGGGGCCCCAGGTTTGGTCTTCTTACTTAGACCTTCAGGCTTAGGCGGCTTGGCAGGTTTTGGGGAGTCCCCTGTGGAAACAGACAGACCCCGAAAGAATCCATCAGGCTCTGGAGGATTGCCCTGCAGTCCTAAAAGCAGGAAAGGGTCTTTGAAGCGGAGGGCATTTGGACTCAGGGGCCCCTGCTCATCTGTGCACGGCTCCTGGGCTTGAGTCTGTCTCTCCAGTGAAGACAGGCTGCCGTATTCCCTGTGTAGCAGCACACCTGAGTCGCCCTGAGCCCCCACACCCACCTTCTCACCAGCCGCCCGAGCTGCTTTCCCCCCTGCCTTCCCGGAGGAGTCCAAGTCTCCTAAGGTTACATCGCTGTTACTTCTCTGCATGATGTGGCCCCGACCCACTGACCTCAGGTTCAGCCCCACGCGGCTCGGAGTGAGGCTATCGCCATTGGCTCCGTCTACGTCCCTCCTGGGCGGCCACTCTACTACACCTGCTTCCCGTTTGGGGTCAAAGCTGACGGTGGCAATAGGTGGCCGCACATTCTGACGGCGAAACTTGCGAATGAAGAGGTCATCTGACTGCATGGTGCCTGAGAAACAAACTCCAGTCCAACGATCTTTTCTCCACTCTGGTCCAGAGCTTTCTTCTCTCCCAGTTAAATTTCTTTCCTGGTTTCTATGGTGCTGGTGTGAAACTGGAGCACTGTACACAAAGATGAAAAGCCCACGGAGTGAAAGCAAAAAATCTAGTCCTCATTCACACCACTTAAGATGGTCGAACTTTCTCAACCCTTTGGCTCTCATAGATGCCTCTGTGAGGTGCCACGCTTTGTATTCACAATGCAGTGAGTTCTTGagtgtaaatgaaaaagacTGAGGGGAATATTCAGCTGTTTCTGGTTGCAGGGGTCCGTCCAggtgtgcagatgtgtgttttggtggtACTCCAGTTGCAGGATGGTCCTTCCTGGGGAGTGAGGATGTAGGGATCATCACTGGAGCCCGACTCGCTGTCCTCTGTTTAGAAGAGGTTCTGTCTGTATCAGCCCTTCTAAGATGGCATCCATTCGTCTGCACTCTTCAGTGCCTGCAGCTTCCCTTTTGGTCTCGTCCACTGGCCACCTgcatagaaaaagagagaaaaaaatgtctttttcaacATCTCTCTCATTATTCACACACAATGCTATTATCTTAATTGACAGCTTTATATTCAACCCTTATCAGCTTGTCAGTGAGTACACATAAAGACACTGTGGAGGAGAATGGGTTTGATAAACAAGTATTGAATTCCAACAGTAAAGCAGCAAGCAGGTCTGACGTCTTTTATTGTTGAGTAATGCCCTGtacctctgttttctttcattattattcTTTCCTTTACACACTTTCCGTTCCAAAGTTTCCCTAAATAGTTCCATAGCAGTCTTAATGCTCACCACATCCCCCCTGCTCATGCTTACAATAGACAGTATTAACACAGGGGAGGGGGTCTTCCTGGCTTACTGACAGTGTGCCAACATACAAGAGAAATAAGCTTAAAAAGTCTCTCACCCTCAcaaatagaaacacacaaacagacacagttttgTAGTTTACTCCTACACCAGTGTTTAaaagaatatataaataataacacaGAAACATTGTCAATAACTACCAGTATAGGGTTTTGGAGCAGCTGTTAAGACCTTTATATGTTCACTAAATCAATGAACAGATTAAGAGTAATTTAAAGGCAATAGCTTTGCACTACAGAGTATAAAGTAGCGTGCTTCCCTTTTTCTACATCCTAATACAATTCATTGTTTTAAGTTGTGATTGCAACTTACCAGCAAAGTGGATTTCGTTTCAGGTAGAGATCGGCCAGTTTCTGTCATCATTTGTCCCTAATGCTCTGTCTTACCATACTGACGTCAATCAACTCAAGCTGAAACCTTTTGTTGCTCTCAAAAAGGTACAAGGCTTCTTCCTGTCTAGCTTTTTCACATGCATCTCCTCTCTCGTGCTTGCAGCCTAAAGAGCAGGTGCAGTGGTGCAGATCTGCTACCAGAACAGC containing:
- the zmp:0000001168 gene encoding signal-induced proliferation-associated protein 1 isoform X1, translating into MQSDDLFIRKFRRQNVRPPIATVSFDPKREAGVVEWPPRRDVDGANGDSLTPSRVGLNLRSVGRGHIMQRSNSDVTLGDLDSSGKAGGKAARAAGEKVGVGAQGDSGVLLHREYGSLSSLERQTQAQEPCTDEQGPLSPNALRFKDPFLLLGLQGNPPEPDGFFRGLSVSTGDSPKPAKPPKPEGLSKKTKPGAPQIPQPGPYDNIGGGAWVRNFAHYDVQSILFDLTEAAHNRDSIGRKKNITSGASAASQLRPLSQATPSSPAQGGGGNGGNADDPEQSLLLDEGDGNDNELLLSCPHFRNETGGEEQVGLFRSQGRRGLWSSLRTPNDAVSVLEEPRESNIQQQGKSNYFIEHADLGAHYYRKYFYMKEHQNFFGMDDRLGPVAISFRREEKEGSSGAQYNYRIIFRTTEMKTLRGSIFEESVPSAARHTTPRGLSPKRLLEFIMPELNLHCLRLASNSPKVRDTLLKLDEQGLNFQRKVGVMYCRAGQSSEEDMYNNESSGPAFEEFLDLLGERVRLKGWEKYRAQLDNKTDSTGTHSLYTRYQEYEIMFHVSTMLPYTANNTQQLLRKRHIGNDIVTIVFQEPGALPFTPKSIRSHFQHVFIIVQVHEPCTDNTYYRVAVTRSKDIPLFGPLFPKGARFPRSPAFRDFLLAKAVNAENAAEKSEKFRSMATRTRQEYLKDLAENYVTTTPIDSSTKFPLLSLGGKRKDKLKGTKGAELHSAGALVWAAMVYSRDEAEAGEHKLPCLLGVSAESVVLIERCTRRVVFNCSCRDVIGWKAVIETKEGGPCLDIFYERGESVSISVLESQAEDIREVVQRLELVTRGCEALEVTPLRDGVGQPGFLMNEEGFVTELQRFCYAESGGLQLWARVVRLCGHSLVHLSPEERTRLLRIAHKIHITVIPPDENGKPRRSFSELYQKAIKDAECKPGEDQSGEAWVLDEREEEEEDEEEGELKAGGVGEADIMEVQVEAEESEEQSCDKGQSERSHDSLLTPSSLPLLRATSLQDQPANQSQEVSTSQLTRSYSLERQPSYGDTCDGHVYGNMGLKMERHIYENVGELRDATPDLILAVKPKVPLEDEQFMGAEFGDDKASASDSSLSSSRLSCVDRAERNSRALSLHNSITKILSETTDSTEEEWQSIADLATACRSILEALSREDRKAGDASQAGADQTDGKLKDSKESDSPGHLEEKVSQLEAMLKKLQDDLQKEKEDKAVLQAEVQSLRQNNQRLQEESQSTVARLIKVTELLCNVNKPC